The sequence below is a genomic window from Deltaproteobacteria bacterium HGW-Deltaproteobacteria-6.
CACCAGCGTTTTTCCTTCCCCCGTATCCATCTCGGCCAGAAAGCCTTTCAACAGGGCGTAGCCCGCAATAAACTGGCAATCAAAGTGCCTCATTCCCAGCACACGGCCCGCCGCCTCACGGATCAGCGCAAACGCCTCCGCCACCGTATCTTTATCAAACCCCTGCCGTCGAAGCTTATACCGCAGCGAACCGGCGATTTCCCGAAGCGCGCCGTCCCCTTTCTCTTTCAGGCCGTGCTCATACTTCTCGACCGCCGCCGGTATCCCGGCAAGTCCGCTTGCCTGGACGCGGGAAGGGCCGATAATGTATCCGGACAGATTCCAGGCCAGGCGGTCAAGGGCTGTTCGTCTGACGTCTCCGCGTTCAGGGCGGCTGAAATAGTCGGCAGTCTGCCGGTTGTCGAAGTTTCGACCCATTGGTGTTCTTTCCCTTTCTCCGCTCTCCTCAACAGCTCTGCTGGAGAAAGCCATCCTGCTTTAGATATTGAACCTCTTGAGGAAAATATTCAGGAGTTTCCGGTACCAGCGAGAAAGCAGCGTTTCCGGGTGATGCTCGAAACGGACATAGATCCGTTCTCCCACCTTCCCCGGCGTCGGCCCGAGGAGGCGCACGTCAAATTGAAAAAGATTTTCAAAGGACTTCGGTTTCCCGGGTTCGCGCGGGTCAAGGGCAATGGCGCCGCCCCCTTTCAACGACAGGGCGAGGCTCGGCAGATCGCTCGACGCGGCGGGAATCTCGCGGATCAGTTCGGCCGGAATAATCAGGGAAAGATTCTCGGCCGGTCTGGCCTTGACGGAACGGACGTTCGTTCGCACCTGATCGACGTCGCTTAACTGGACCACCACCCGCACCGTCGTTCTGGAATAATCCACAACATGGCCGATGGGCTCCCCTCTCTTCAGATAGCGGCCGGACAGATCATCGGCCCGCGGAATAATGAACTCTCCGTCAATCGGGCTGCGAATCGTGAGCAGCGCTGCCTGTTCCCTCGCCTCTGAAAGCTCCCTGCCGATGCGGTTGTTTTCTTCCAGCGCGATTCTTTCCCGTGTCCGGTCATTAACGCGCGCCCACCGAATTCGGGCTTGAGATCCCCTGAGCGCCGCCTGGAGCAACTCCACCCGGGAGATCAAATCTTTGTTTTCGCACTGGATCAGGGGATCACCGGCCTTGACCATCGCGCCGGGCCTGGCCACAACGTCCTTAATCGTCCCGTCAACACCCGCATGAAGCCTCGCCTGTTCAGCAGGCCAGACAATCCCTTCCACAACCGTGTACATGGGGAAGGGGATGACGGCAACGAACAGAATAATCAGCGACGCAGCCGCGAACCCGACAGCCAGAATCCGGCCGCGCTTTTTGTAAAGAGCATGATCTTTGACGACCGTGCGTATCACGCGGACAAAGGGGACAATCAGCAGGCCGATCAACGCCCATATGGCAATCAGGATACCGATAAAGAAGAATCGCCCTGCCACAAAAAGGGCAATCTGCAGGGTAATAAATATTCTGTATAAAAAAGAGGCAATACCGTAAAAAACCAGCCAGCGCCCCTCTCCCGCATCAGACAGATGAAATTCAGTATGATCGTTTCCGGCAAGATACCGCGAGGCGAGATATCCGAGATAACGATTGGACCTTGTTCCCAGGTTCGGTATTTCCAGAAAATCCGACAGAACATAATAGGAATCGAACTTGAGAAGAGGGTTGCCGTTAAACAGGAGCGTCGATACACCGGCAACCAGCATGACGTTATAGGCCGCCGCCCGGACGGCGCCTGCTTCCACATTCAACCACAAGAACATGGCGAGCGATGCAATGAACAGTTCAACGGCGATTCCGGCGGCGCCCACTGCGATGCGCTTTCCTTTTTCGCGAAAGGCGGATGCCGCCGATGCGTCAACATAGGGGATGGGCATGAATACGAGAAAGATGATGCCCATTTCATGGATTTCGCCACCCCATTTTTTCACCGCATAGGCATGCCCGAACTCGTGCAGGGCTTTGATCACAGGATAGATCAGCCAGAAGATGAAAAGATTTTCAAGGGACAGGACGCGGTCCGCGAGGTTTGTCGTCAGCTCATCCCAATGCACAAAGGCAAGAACGGACGCGGTCAAAACAACCGTAAGCCAGATGATCAATGCCGGCAGCGTAAAAAACGGAGCCGTGATGCTTTTTGTTTTTTCCAGAAACCGGTCGGGGTCCAGAAGAGGAACCCGCAGGGCAAGGGGGGAACGGATCCTGTTCATCAGTTTTGTTTTCCGGTCTTTCCGGCTCCGCTGATTCAAGCTTGCCATATCCGGAGAAATGTCGGACTGGAGAAGATCGGCTTTATTGAGTTGAGAAAGCAGCGCAATGACTTCATCCTGGGTCGGCATATCGTCCGCCAGTTTTTCACAGGCCGCCTCCCATATCTCCTGCAAAGATCGTTTTCCGTCCATGAGGCCGATCAGCAGATAGGACTCTTCGGAAAAACGGTGAAAACGTCCGTTGGCGTGATCCTGAAGGATGTACCATACCTTGCCGCGATAGGCGTGACGGTGGATTTCGGTGTGGCGCCTCACGAAAGGTCTGAGGTCGGCCACGCGGTACCAGGAATTACTGAAAAGTGTTTTTTCCACAGCGGTTTTCTCAGGGCAGCCAGGACCACAGGCCGAGGCGAAGCCACGTAATAAAAGACCTGGTCCAGATCAGGACAACCAGCCTCCGGTCCACATTTATTTTTCCGACGCCTTCCATCCCCG
It includes:
- a CDS encoding peptidase M50, producing the protein MEKTLFSNSWYRVADLRPFVRRHTEIHRHAYRGKVWYILQDHANGRFHRFSEESYLLIGLMDGKRSLQEIWEAACEKLADDMPTQDEVIALLSQLNKADLLQSDISPDMASLNQRSRKDRKTKLMNRIRSPLALRVPLLDPDRFLEKTKSITAPFFTLPALIIWLTVVLTASVLAFVHWDELTTNLADRVLSLENLFIFWLIYPVIKALHEFGHAYAVKKWGGEIHEMGIIFLVFMPIPYVDASAASAFREKGKRIAVGAAGIAVELFIASLAMFLWLNVEAGAVRAAAYNVMLVAGVSTLLFNGNPLLKFDSYYVLSDFLEIPNLGTRSNRYLGYLASRYLAGNDHTEFHLSDAGEGRWLVFYGIASFLYRIFITLQIALFVAGRFFFIGILIAIWALIGLLIVPFVRVIRTVVKDHALYKKRGRILAVGFAAASLIILFVAVIPFPMYTVVEGIVWPAEQARLHAGVDGTIKDVVARPGAMVKAGDPLIQCENKDLISRVELLQAALRGSQARIRWARVNDRTRERIALEENNRIGRELSEAREQAALLTIRSPIDGEFIIPRADDLSGRYLKRGEPIGHVVDYSRTTVRVVVQLSDVDQVRTNVRSVKARPAENLSLIIPAELIREIPAASSDLPSLALSLKGGGAIALDPREPGKPKSFENLFQFDVRLLGPTPGKVGERIYVRFEHHPETLLSRWYRKLLNIFLKRFNI